One Amaranthus tricolor cultivar Red isolate AtriRed21 chromosome 10, ASM2621246v1, whole genome shotgun sequence genomic window carries:
- the LOC130826027 gene encoding uncharacterized protein LOC130826027, producing the protein MKLRMVQWIDNVNHTAVSEEEIRKLGDTMKDLLSTIFDDKMQATDVIPLWKMERVPTDWKMTARTNIESDVFMMMSMLFFEGTVDFQCPILNAAPLRHVARVKIAGSLLLSDLNKQRSTVLEEVSNFKDKRRSIAKQVSIRRLKIR; encoded by the exons atgaagttaaGAATGGTTCAATGGATAGACAATGTGAACCATACTGCTGTTTCagaagaagaaattagaaaGCTCGGTGACACTATG AAAGATTTGTTGTCAACAATTTTTGATGATAAGATGCAAGCTACTGATGTTATTCCATTATGGAAAATGGAACGAGTTCCCACTGATTGGAAAATGACTGCTAGGACGAACATTGAAAGTGATGTATTTATGATGATGAGCATGCTGTTTTTCGAGGGAACAGTTGATTTCCAGTGTCCAATATTGAATGCA gcTCCATTGAGACATGTTGCAAGAGTTAAGATTGCTGGATCTTTATTGTTATCTGATTTGAACAAACAAAGATCTACAGTTTTAGAAGAGGTGTCCAATTTTAAGGATAAAAGACGCTCCATTGCCAAACAAGTTTCTATCAGAAGATTAAAGATTCGTTAA
- the LOC130826028 gene encoding transcription factor bHLH78-like isoform X1: MEKELNCSNYGLMEISPEQLSNCYFHPNWEDSIPTMDQNDPFESALSSIVSSPTITSSNGVGDGVMIKELIGRLGSICDSGNNSTITSSYSTPLNSPPSKFNLSSLIMMGNNSGNYPIQKNLGSFNTDPGFVERAAKFSCFGSGNSNNIDNGRSGLKLESGKLSRVNSDKKLGDSGEFGDSREGSSVSEQNPGAEIGVKVQNDTNSRKRKSVSRAKKINDKMEVDNEESNSKRNKVDDKEAKKENAEENTGESNDSNKEKQNNKEATKAEPPKDYIHVRARRGQATDSHSLAERVRREKISERMKFLQDLVPGCNKVTGKATVLDEIINYVQSLQRQVEFLSMKLATVNPRLELNMESILSKDMFHSRGSPLPQAMYPIDQNSTQALPFVYQSTQQLSYPLQNGAPTGIENHFPANNMNGNGIGQNPNVRVGGFIDSMAQIQLPTLWEDDLQSIVQMGIVQNQTQNLPIGTMPNAQMKVEL; encoded by the exons atggAAAAGGAATTAAATTGCTCAAATTATGGGTTAATGGAAATTTCACCAGAACAACTCTCAAATTGCTATTTCCACCCCAATTGGGAAGATTCAATTCCCACCATGGATCAAAATGACCCATTTGAATCTGCACTTAGTTCAATTGTATCATCCCCTACAATAACATCATCTAATGGTGTAGGTGATGGTGTGATGATCAAGGAACTAATCGGACGGCTAGGAAGCATTTGTGACTCAGGGAATAACAGCACAATTACTTCTAGTTATAGTACACCTTTAAATTCCCCACCTTCAAAATTCAatctttcttcattaataatgaTGGGTAATAATTCTGGAAATTACCCAATTCAGAAAAATTTAGGATCTTTTAATACTGACCCTGGATTTGTTGAAAGAGCTGCTAAATTTTCATGTTTTGGGAGTggaaatagtaataatattgataatggTAGATCAGGGTTGAAATTGGAATCTGGCAAATTATCTAGGGTTAATTCTGATAAGAAATTGGGTGATAGTGGTGAATTTGGTGATTCAAGAGAAGGTTCTTCAGTTTCTGAGCAAAACCCAGGTGCTGAAATTGGTGTTAAAGTTCAAAATGATACAAATTCAAGGAAAAGAAAGTCTGTTTCCAGGGCTAAAAAAATTAACGACAAG ATGGAAGTAGACAATGAGGAATCAaatagcaaaagaaacaaggtAGATGATAAAGAAGCTAAAAAGGAAAATGCAGAGGAAAATACAGGGGAGTCAAATGATAGTAACAAAGAGAAACAGAATAATAAGGAAGCAACCAAGGCAGAACCTCCAAAAGATTATATTCATGTCAGAGCTCGAAGAGGTCAAGCTACTGATAGTCATAGTCTTGCTGAAAGA GTTAGAAGAGAGAAAATTAGTGAAAGAATGAAGTTTCTTCAAGATCTTGTTCCTGGTTGCAACAAG GTTACAGGAAAAGCAACCGTTCTTGATGAGATTATAAACTATGTGCAATCATTGCAGCGCCAAGTTGAG TTTCTTTCTATGAAATTAGCTACTGTAAATCCAAGACTGGAGCTTAACATGGAATCTATTCTCTCCAAGGAT ATGTTTCATTCTAGAGGATCACCATTACCTCAAGCAATGTATCCTATAGATCAAAATTCAACACAAGCCTTGCCCTTTGTTTATCAATCCACCCAACAATTGTCATACCCTTTGCAAAATGGTGCTCCAACTGGGATTGAGAATCACTTCCCTGCAAATAATATGAACGGCAATGGAATCGGGCAAAACCCGAATGTTCGAGTTGGTGGATTTATAGACTCAATGGCTCAGATTCAG TTGCCAACACTTTGGGAGGATGATCTTCAAAGTATTGTTCAAATGGGTATTGtgcaaaatcaaacacaaaatttACCTATAG GTACAATGCCAAATGCCCAAATGAAAGTTGAGCTATGA
- the LOC130826028 gene encoding transcription factor bHLH78-like isoform X2, whose amino-acid sequence MEKELNCSNYGLMEISPEQLSNCYFHPNWEDSIPTMDQNDPFESALSSIVSSPTITSSNGVGDGVMIKELIGRLGSICDSGNNSTITSSYSTPLNSPPSKFNLSSLIMMGNNSGNYPIQKNLGSFNTDPGFVERAAKFSCFGSGNSNNIDNGRSGLKLESGKLSRVNSDKKLGDSGEFGDSREGSSVSEQNPGAEIGVKVQNDTNSRKRKSVSRAKKINDKMEVDNEESNSKRNKVDDKEAKKENAEENTGESNDSNKEKQNNKEATKAEPPKDYIHVRARRGQATDSHSLAERVRREKISERMKFLQDLVPGCNKVTGKATVLDEIINYVQSLQRQVEFLSMKLATVNPRLELNMESILSKDMFHSRGSPLPQAMYPIDQNSTQALPFVYQSTQQLSYPLQNGAPTGIENHFPANNMNGNGIGQNPNVRVGGFIDSMAQIQRKIVFIRHSEPT is encoded by the exons atggAAAAGGAATTAAATTGCTCAAATTATGGGTTAATGGAAATTTCACCAGAACAACTCTCAAATTGCTATTTCCACCCCAATTGGGAAGATTCAATTCCCACCATGGATCAAAATGACCCATTTGAATCTGCACTTAGTTCAATTGTATCATCCCCTACAATAACATCATCTAATGGTGTAGGTGATGGTGTGATGATCAAGGAACTAATCGGACGGCTAGGAAGCATTTGTGACTCAGGGAATAACAGCACAATTACTTCTAGTTATAGTACACCTTTAAATTCCCCACCTTCAAAATTCAatctttcttcattaataatgaTGGGTAATAATTCTGGAAATTACCCAATTCAGAAAAATTTAGGATCTTTTAATACTGACCCTGGATTTGTTGAAAGAGCTGCTAAATTTTCATGTTTTGGGAGTggaaatagtaataatattgataatggTAGATCAGGGTTGAAATTGGAATCTGGCAAATTATCTAGGGTTAATTCTGATAAGAAATTGGGTGATAGTGGTGAATTTGGTGATTCAAGAGAAGGTTCTTCAGTTTCTGAGCAAAACCCAGGTGCTGAAATTGGTGTTAAAGTTCAAAATGATACAAATTCAAGGAAAAGAAAGTCTGTTTCCAGGGCTAAAAAAATTAACGACAAG ATGGAAGTAGACAATGAGGAATCAaatagcaaaagaaacaaggtAGATGATAAAGAAGCTAAAAAGGAAAATGCAGAGGAAAATACAGGGGAGTCAAATGATAGTAACAAAGAGAAACAGAATAATAAGGAAGCAACCAAGGCAGAACCTCCAAAAGATTATATTCATGTCAGAGCTCGAAGAGGTCAAGCTACTGATAGTCATAGTCTTGCTGAAAGA GTTAGAAGAGAGAAAATTAGTGAAAGAATGAAGTTTCTTCAAGATCTTGTTCCTGGTTGCAACAAG GTTACAGGAAAAGCAACCGTTCTTGATGAGATTATAAACTATGTGCAATCATTGCAGCGCCAAGTTGAG TTTCTTTCTATGAAATTAGCTACTGTAAATCCAAGACTGGAGCTTAACATGGAATCTATTCTCTCCAAGGAT ATGTTTCATTCTAGAGGATCACCATTACCTCAAGCAATGTATCCTATAGATCAAAATTCAACACAAGCCTTGCCCTTTGTTTATCAATCCACCCAACAATTGTCATACCCTTTGCAAAATGGTGCTCCAACTGGGATTGAGAATCACTTCCCTGCAAATAATATGAACGGCAATGGAATCGGGCAAAACCCGAATGTTCGAGTTGGTGGATTTATAGACTCAATGGCTCAGATTCAG AGAAAAATTGTGTTCATCCGACACTCAGAACCAACCTAA